Proteins encoded by one window of Monoglobus pectinilyticus:
- a CDS encoding TRAP transporter small permease, whose product MIKLKNILTKILEVICVIMFAFITIVGTYQIVTRYVFNAPSTVSEELLTYSFTWLALLAAALVFAKREHMRMGFLADKFSGNALRWIYIFSELLVILFAALIMIYGGTSITKLTMTQVTASLGIPMSMIYVIVPICGIFVILFGVINIYELLRAKEVKPLSAKKETVISNKSAVVQKAIVKGDK is encoded by the coding sequence ATGATTAAACTTAAAAATATTCTGACTAAGATTCTTGAGGTTATATGCGTCATAATGTTTGCGTTTATAACAATTGTAGGAACATATCAAATCGTAACAAGATATGTATTTAATGCACCCAGTACCGTTTCAGAAGAGCTTTTAACGTATTCATTTACCTGGCTGGCGCTGCTGGCCGCCGCTCTCGTATTCGCAAAAAGAGAACATATGAGAATGGGTTTTCTAGCTGATAAGTTTTCGGGAAACGCCCTAAGATGGATATATATTTTTTCAGAGCTTTTAGTTATATTGTTTGCGGCGCTTATCATGATTTACGGCGGAACAAGCATAACAAAGCTGACAATGACTCAGGTTACAGCCTCGCTTGGAATACCAATGTCCATGATTTATGTTATAGTTCCGATATGCGGAATTTTTGTAATATTGTTTGGAGTAATAAATATATATGAACTTCTCCGCGCTAAGGAGGTTAAACCTCTGAGTGCAAAAAAGGAGACAGTTATCAGCAATAAAAGCGCTGTCGTACAAAAAGCAATAGTAAAGGGGGATAAGTAA
- a CDS encoding TRAP transporter substrate-binding protein codes for MKKLKRLTALMLSFALIAAAAFVVSGCSGSAFSGKRIVRISHSQSETHPDHIGLLAFEEYVESRLGDKYDIQIFPNEILGASVKAIELVQTGAIDYCVASTGNLETFDDIYQIFSIPYLFNSEEHYHSIMENDEMMKGIFTSTDASGFEAVTWLDAGVRNFYATTPIRTPDDLKGKKIRVQQSPTNVKMMEAFGASATPMSFGEVYTAIQQNVINGAENNELALTNNKHGEVAKYYSYNEHQMVPDMLIANLKFLQDLPPEERQVFDEAAEVCNRAERESWSDAVEEAKDIAKGMGVEFLEVDVTAFREKVLPLHKEILNENPKLRPIYDAIQKEAGSND; via the coding sequence ATGAAAAAGTTAAAACGCTTGACGGCTTTAATGCTAAGTTTTGCTTTAATTGCGGCAGCGGCTTTCGTCGTATCGGGCTGCTCCGGCTCCGCATTTTCAGGCAAGCGGATAGTTCGAATTTCACATTCACAGTCAGAGACGCATCCTGATCATATTGGGCTTCTCGCATTTGAAGAATATGTTGAGTCAAGACTTGGTGACAAGTACGATATTCAAATATTCCCCAATGAGATTTTGGGAGCGTCGGTTAAGGCTATTGAACTGGTTCAGACAGGAGCTATTGATTACTGCGTGGCCAGCACAGGAAATCTTGAAACCTTTGACGATATTTACCAAATATTCAGTATCCCATATCTCTTCAACAGTGAAGAGCATTATCACAGCATAATGGAAAACGATGAGATGATGAAAGGAATTTTTACATCCACTGACGCGTCAGGATTTGAAGCGGTGACATGGCTTGACGCAGGAGTCAGAAACTTTTACGCCACTACCCCTATAAGAACGCCGGATGATTTAAAGGGTAAAAAGATAAGAGTTCAGCAAAGCCCGACAAACGTTAAGATGATGGAAGCTTTTGGCGCCTCGGCAACTCCTATGTCATTTGGGGAAGTATATACGGCAATACAGCAGAACGTTATAAACGGAGCAGAAAATAATGAGCTTGCGCTTACTAATAATAAGCACGGTGAGGTGGCAAAGTATTACAGCTATAACGAACATCAGATGGTGCCGGATATGCTTATCGCAAACCTAAAGTTTTTGCAGGATTTGCCGCCTGAGGAAAGACAGGTATTTGATGAAGCGGCTGAGGTGTGCAACAGAGCTGAGCGTGAGAGCTGGAGTGACGCTGTGGAAGAAGCAAAAGATATTGCCAAAGGAATGGGCGTTGAATTTTTAGAAGTAGATGTTACTGCTTTCAGAGAAAAAGTTCTTCCTCTGCATAAAGAAATATTAAATGAAAATCCAAAGCTTCGTCCTATTTATGATGCTATACAAAAGGAGGCGGGCAGTAATGATTAA
- a CDS encoding TRAP transporter large permease codes for MSIAAISGLIVGVVLIVLLLAGVPISISIGISSILAILPIMDFNAAVLTGAQRLFSGISVFTLIAIPFFILAGNIMNKGGIATRLINFALLLTGRVPGALAHTNAVANMMFGAISGSGVASASAMGSIIGPIEEEEGYDVEYSATANIATAPTGLLIPPSNVLITYSLVSGGTSVAALFMGGYIPGILWGLACMVVAFFIARKKGYRSNRRVKAKDAVKIVMDAIPSLLLIVIVIGGIIAGIFTATEGSVVAVVYSLILSFCYRTIKIKDLYKIFKDSAETTGIIVFLIGVSSIMAWILAFTGIPAAISNALLGISNNKIVILLIINVILLVVGTFMDITPAILIFTPIFLPVVTSDLIGMTAIQFGIMLVFNLCIGTITPPVGNILFVGVRVAKTSIERVIKPLLPYYGVIILVLLLVTFVPAISMFLPRLMGF; via the coding sequence ATGTCAATAGCAGCAATTTCAGGTTTAATAGTGGGCGTAGTTTTAATTGTCCTGCTGCTTGCAGGAGTACCGATTTCAATCTCTATTGGTATTTCATCTATACTTGCTATCCTTCCGATAATGGATTTCAACGCGGCAGTTTTGACAGGCGCGCAAAGATTGTTTTCGGGAATATCAGTATTTACCTTGATAGCGATACCGTTCTTTATTCTAGCGGGAAATATAATGAATAAGGGCGGAATTGCGACGAGACTGATAAATTTTGCATTACTGCTTACCGGCAGGGTTCCGGGAGCTCTGGCACATACAAACGCAGTAGCTAATATGATGTTTGGAGCGATTTCGGGTTCGGGCGTCGCTTCTGCTTCGGCAATGGGTTCAATTATAGGTCCTATTGAGGAAGAGGAAGGCTATGATGTTGAGTATTCGGCAACGGCAAATATTGCAACGGCGCCGACCGGACTGCTAATTCCTCCGAGTAACGTATTAATTACTTATTCCTTGGTAAGCGGAGGAACTTCTGTTGCGGCCTTGTTTATGGGCGGATATATCCCGGGCATATTGTGGGGGCTTGCTTGTATGGTGGTGGCTTTCTTTATTGCCAGAAAAAAGGGATATAGAAGCAATCGCCGCGTTAAAGCTAAAGACGCTGTGAAGATAGTTATGGACGCTATACCAAGTTTGCTTTTGATAGTTATCGTTATAGGCGGAATCATTGCCGGTATATTTACGGCTACCGAAGGTTCTGTAGTTGCGGTGGTGTATAGTTTGATTCTGTCGTTTTGTTACAGAACAATAAAGATAAAAGATTTATATAAAATATTTAAAGACAGTGCAGAGACAACCGGTATCATTGTTTTTCTGATAGGCGTTTCAAGTATAATGGCGTGGATTTTAGCGTTTACAGGTATTCCTGCGGCGATTTCAAACGCTTTGCTTGGAATAAGCAATAATAAAATTGTTATTTTGCTTATAATCAACGTTATACTTTTAGTTGTCGGAACATTTATGGATATTACACCGGCAATATTGATATTTACGCCAATATTCCTACCGGTAGTTACCAGTGATTTGATAGGAATGACGGCAATACAGTTCGGAATTATGCTGGTATTTAACTTATGTATAGGAACAATAACACCTCCTGTAGGTAACATTTTGTTTGTTGGAGTTAGGGTGGCAAAAACATCTATTGAGAGGGTTATAAAACCGCTCCTCCCATATTATGGGGTTATTATATTGGTACTTCTGCTTGTTACCTTTGTTCCGGCAATCTCAATGTTTTTACCGAGACTTATGGGATTTTAA
- a CDS encoding NAD(P)H-dependent glycerol-3-phosphate dehydrogenase: MMANISVIGSGGWGSAVAIMLAKNGHRVTLWSYLKEESEDLKKYRENKPFLPGVKFPDGVRFTSELSECCQDADVIVTATPSHAIRTTAKNMSGFIKDGQIIVNISKGLEEGTHSTLSKVIKEEIPNCEVVVMSGPSHAEEVSRDIPTTNVVACENCETAKIIQDIFMNPNFRVYTNTDVLGVELGGSLKNVIALCAGIVDGMGLGDNTKAALMTRGLVEMSRLGVALGAKHETFNGLSGVGDLIVTCTSMHSRNRRAGILIGQGKTPEQARDEVKMVVEGIKTCRAAKELADSAGVEMPIVNEAYKVLFEGMAPGMALKNLMGRDKKHETEMDFLGTVK; encoded by the coding sequence ATTATGGCGAATATCAGTGTGATAGGAAGCGGCGGCTGGGGAAGCGCCGTTGCTATAATGTTGGCGAAAAATGGTCACAGAGTTACCTTGTGGTCTTACTTAAAAGAGGAAAGCGAAGATTTAAAAAAGTATAGAGAAAATAAGCCGTTTTTGCCGGGAGTTAAATTCCCGGACGGCGTAAGGTTTACTTCTGAATTATCAGAGTGCTGTCAAGATGCGGATGTTATTGTAACGGCAACTCCGTCGCATGCTATAAGAACAACCGCAAAGAATATGTCGGGATTTATAAAAGACGGGCAGATAATTGTTAATATTTCCAAAGGTTTGGAAGAGGGGACGCACTCAACACTTTCAAAAGTAATAAAAGAAGAAATTCCAAACTGTGAAGTTGTTGTTATGTCGGGACCGAGCCACGCTGAGGAAGTTTCAAGAGATATACCTACTACAAATGTTGTGGCTTGTGAAAATTGCGAAACCGCAAAAATTATACAGGATATTTTTATGAATCCAAACTTTAGGGTTTATACCAACACGGATGTGCTGGGCGTAGAGCTTGGCGGCTCTTTGAAGAATGTAATAGCTTTATGTGCCGGTATTGTTGACGGTATGGGGCTTGGAGACAACACGAAAGCCGCTTTAATGACCAGGGGTTTGGTTGAAATGTCTCGTTTGGGTGTGGCTCTCGGAGCAAAGCACGAGACTTTTAATGGATTATCAGGTGTGGGCGATTTGATAGTGACTTGCACAAGTATGCATTCCAGGAACCGACGCGCCGGAATTTTGATAGGTCAGGGAAAAACTCCAGAGCAGGCGCGCGATGAGGTAAAAATGGTAGTTGAGGGAATAAAGACTTGCCGTGCGGCCAAAGAGCTTGCTGATTCAGCCGGTGTTGAGATGCCGATAGTTAACGAGGCTTATAAGGTACTGTTTGAGGGAATGGCTCCCGGCATGGCGCTCAAAAATCTTATGGGACGTGATAAGAAGCATGAGACAGAAATGGACTTTTTAGGTACTGTAAAATAA
- the argH gene encoding argininosuccinate lyase gives MAKLWGGRFSKSTDTLVDDFNSSIRFDARMYAQDIKGSQAHAEMLGRQGIIPEADAELIVKTLDEIKADIENNKVEFEIDAEDIHMNIETILISRIGDVGKRLHTGRSRNDQVALDIRMYLRDEIDEILSDIEDLKSVILNISEKHLETVMPGYTHLQKAQPITFAHHLMAYYEMLRRDSERLTDCRKRLNVMPLGSGALAGTTYDLDRDFVAEKLGFDSVTQNSLDGVSDRDFVLELAFDLSTVMMHLSRLSEEIILWSSHEFKFIELDDAYSTGSSIMPQKKNPDVAELVRGKTGRVYGDLIGLFTVMKGIPLAYNKDMQEDKEQIFDAVDTIKMCLPVFSKMLATMTVNKDAMLTGAKGGFTNATDVADYLVKHGLPFRDAHAVVGRMVAYCIEKDKVIDSLTIEEFKSFSALFDDDIYEEISLTACVNQRKLTGGPAVETVRAVIEKYKNN, from the coding sequence ATGGCAAAATTATGGGGCGGACGTTTTTCAAAATCTACAGACACATTGGTTGACGATTTTAATTCATCAATACGTTTTGACGCCAGAATGTATGCTCAGGATATTAAAGGGAGTCAGGCTCATGCAGAAATGCTGGGTCGCCAAGGCATAATTCCCGAGGCTGACGCCGAGTTGATTGTTAAGACGCTTGATGAGATAAAAGCGGATATTGAAAATAATAAGGTAGAGTTTGAAATAGATGCCGAAGATATACATATGAATATTGAAACGATCTTGATTTCCAGAATAGGCGATGTGGGAAAACGTCTTCATACCGGAAGAAGCAGAAATGATCAGGTCGCATTGGATATACGTATGTATTTGCGTGATGAAATTGATGAAATACTTAGTGATATAGAAGACTTGAAGTCGGTTATACTTAATATTTCAGAGAAGCACCTTGAAACAGTAATGCCGGGTTACACCCATCTGCAAAAGGCTCAGCCTATAACATTTGCTCATCATCTTATGGCTTATTATGAAATGCTGAGAAGAGACAGCGAGCGTTTAACAGACTGCAGAAAGAGGTTAAACGTTATGCCTTTGGGAAGCGGTGCTTTAGCCGGAACAACATATGACCTGGACAGGGATTTTGTAGCAGAGAAGTTGGGATTTGATTCAGTTACACAAAACAGCTTAGACGGAGTGTCGGATAGGGATTTTGTGTTAGAGTTAGCTTTTGATTTGTCGACCGTTATGATGCATCTCAGCAGATTGTCTGAAGAGATTATTCTATGGAGTTCGCACGAATTTAAATTTATTGAATTGGATGATGCTTACAGCACAGGCTCCAGTATTATGCCTCAGAAGAAAAATCCTGATGTGGCTGAACTTGTGAGAGGAAAAACCGGCAGAGTATATGGCGACTTGATTGGATTATTTACTGTCATGAAAGGCATACCTCTTGCGTATAATAAGGACATGCAGGAAGATAAAGAACAGATTTTTGACGCGGTTGACACAATAAAAATGTGCTTGCCGGTATTTTCAAAAATGCTTGCAACTATGACTGTTAATAAAGATGCTATGCTGACCGGTGCAAAAGGCGGATTCACAAATGCGACTGATGTTGCTGATTATTTGGTTAAGCATGGTCTGCCGTTTAGGGATGCGCATGCTGTTGTTGGCAGAATGGTGGCTTATTGCATTGAAAAGGATAAAGTTATAGACTCGCTTACCATAGAAGAGTTTAAAAGTTTTTCAGCTTTGTTTGATGATGATATATATGAAGAAATATCCCTAACAGCCTGTGTGAATCAGAGAAAACTGACGGGCGGGCCCGCTGTTGAAACTGTGAGAGCGGTTATAGAAAAATATAAAAATAATTAA
- a CDS encoding argininosuccinate synthase, which produces MAKEKVVLAYSGGLDTSIIIPWLKENYDYDVIAVCGDVGQGKETDGLEERAKKAGASKLYIEDLRDEYVSDFIFPTLKAGAIYEGKYLLGTSHARPIIARRLVEIAKEEGAVAICHGATGKGNDQVRFELTIKALAPELKIIAPWRIWDIKSREDAVDYAEAHNIDVPVTKKDLYSRDRNIWHISHEGMDLEDPANEPQLDSLLKLGVSPEKAPDKPTYVTIGFEQGVPVSVDGKKMDPRPLVEKLNELGGKNGIGIADIVEDRLVGMKSRGVYETPGGTILYAAIQELEFLCLDRDTQAFKRQAAIKFAELVYDGKWYTPLREALSAMVDSMEETVTGEVKLKLYKGCVTPAGTKSPYSLYNEDIASFGDSHELYSHKDSEGFINLFGLPLKVRAMMNKKFKK; this is translated from the coding sequence ATGGCAAAAGAAAAAGTGGTTCTGGCGTATTCCGGCGGACTTGACACTTCTATCATTATTCCGTGGCTTAAAGAGAATTATGATTATGATGTTATAGCCGTATGCGGTGATGTTGGTCAGGGGAAGGAAACTGACGGTCTTGAGGAAAGAGCAAAAAAAGCGGGCGCTTCAAAGCTCTATATCGAGGATTTGCGCGATGAGTACGTTTCAGATTTTATTTTTCCGACTTTGAAAGCCGGTGCAATATACGAGGGTAAGTACCTTTTGGGTACGTCTCACGCACGTCCGATTATTGCCAGAAGACTGGTTGAAATAGCGAAAGAAGAAGGCGCCGTTGCTATTTGTCACGGTGCAACCGGCAAGGGTAATGACCAGGTTCGTTTTGAGCTGACAATAAAAGCTTTGGCTCCTGAGCTTAAAATTATTGCTCCTTGGAGAATATGGGATATTAAGTCTCGTGAAGACGCTGTGGATTATGCTGAAGCGCATAATATAGATGTTCCTGTTACAAAGAAAGATTTATATTCAAGAGACAGAAATATTTGGCACATCAGCCATGAGGGTATGGATCTTGAGGATCCCGCAAACGAGCCTCAGCTTGACAGTCTTTTAAAACTGGGCGTATCGCCTGAAAAAGCTCCTGATAAGCCAACCTACGTAACTATAGGATTTGAACAGGGCGTTCCTGTTTCTGTTGACGGTAAAAAGATGGATCCCCGCCCATTGGTTGAAAAACTTAATGAACTTGGCGGAAAAAATGGTATAGGTATTGCGGATATTGTTGAAGACAGACTTGTCGGAATGAAATCCAGAGGAGTATACGAGACTCCGGGCGGAACAATTCTTTATGCCGCTATTCAGGAATTGGAATTTTTGTGTTTGGACAGGGATACTCAGGCATTTAAACGTCAGGCTGCAATTAAATTTGCAGAGCTGGTATATGACGGAAAATGGTATACACCTTTGAGAGAAGCTCTCTCAGCTATGGTTGATTCAATGGAAGAAACCGTTACCGGTGAAGTTAAATTGAAACTATATAAGGGCTGTGTTACGCCTGCCGGAACCAAATCTCCATATTCACTGTATAATGAGGATATTGCAAGTTTCGGAGATAGTCATGAGCTTTACAGCCATAAGGACAGCGAAGGATTTATAAATCTCTTTGGACTGCCGCTAAAGGTCAGAGCTATGATGAATAAGAAATTTAAGAAATAA
- a CDS encoding mannitol dehydrogenase family protein, with amino-acid sequence MKLSRRSIVQNKSEWEKLGYTLPEYNIDEMIKKTSENPIWVHFGAGNIFRAFPAAVCQKLLNKGIMDRGIIVAEGYDYEIIDKSFKDFDNLTISVTLNTDGTVSKEVIASVAEALTFDFDNETDTERLKEIFSSKSLEMASFTITEKGYNLKDTKGEFYDGVKADFEKGPENAKTYMGRLAALLYHRYKNGARPITLVSMDNCSHNGIKLKEAVYEFAKSWVNNLLADGEFLPYIQYSVSYPCSMIDKITPRPSDEVLKILEADGIENAAPVETKKHTFVAPFVNAEKYQYLVIEDSFAGGKPPLNEGGIIYTSAETVDKAEKMKVCTCLNPLHTCLAIYGCLLGYNKISDEMKDDNLVKLIKKIGYDEGLPVVVDPGIISPKEFIDETINERLPNPFIPDAPQRIACDTSQKLPIRFGETIKAYEKLDKIKELKFIPLVLAGWCRYLMGIDDSGNVFEPSPDPMLDYAGGIVKDIEFGCTDLDSIHNKIEKLLKDKKIFGVDLYEVGLGQLVEKYFSELNAGPGAVKNTLIKYLG; translated from the coding sequence ATGAAATTGTCAAGACGCTCAATTGTTCAGAATAAAAGTGAGTGGGAAAAGCTGGGTTATACTTTGCCTGAGTATAATATAGACGAAATGATTAAGAAAACTTCAGAAAATCCAATATGGGTTCATTTTGGAGCCGGAAATATTTTCAGAGCATTTCCGGCGGCGGTTTGCCAGAAACTTTTAAACAAGGGCATAATGGACAGAGGTATAATTGTAGCTGAAGGTTATGATTATGAGATTATAGATAAGAGTTTTAAAGATTTTGATAATCTGACTATTTCTGTAACGCTTAATACTGACGGTACTGTTTCAAAAGAAGTTATAGCCAGCGTAGCGGAGGCTTTAACTTTTGATTTTGATAACGAGACTGATACAGAGCGGCTTAAAGAAATCTTTTCTTCAAAGAGTTTGGAAATGGCGTCGTTCACTATAACAGAAAAGGGTTATAATTTAAAAGACACTAAGGGCGAATTTTATGACGGAGTAAAAGCCGATTTCGAAAAAGGACCTGAAAACGCTAAGACGTATATGGGCCGCCTGGCCGCACTTCTTTATCATAGATATAAGAATGGTGCAAGACCGATAACCCTGGTGAGTATGGATAACTGTTCCCATAATGGAATAAAACTTAAAGAAGCAGTTTATGAGTTTGCTAAGAGTTGGGTTAACAATCTTTTAGCAGACGGCGAATTTTTGCCGTATATACAATATAGTGTTTCATATCCATGCAGCATGATAGATAAAATAACGCCAAGACCGTCTGATGAGGTTTTAAAGATTTTAGAAGCTGACGGAATAGAAAATGCTGCGCCTGTTGAAACAAAAAAGCATACTTTTGTCGCTCCGTTTGTAAATGCTGAGAAGTATCAGTATTTGGTTATTGAAGACAGCTTTGCAGGGGGAAAACCTCCTCTTAATGAAGGCGGAATAATTTATACAAGCGCTGAGACAGTTGATAAAGCTGAAAAAATGAAAGTTTGCACATGTCTTAATCCTCTTCATACTTGTCTTGCAATATACGGCTGTCTTTTAGGTTATAATAAAATTAGTGACGAGATGAAAGACGATAATCTTGTTAAACTGATAAAAAAGATAGGATATGATGAAGGACTGCCGGTAGTAGTTGACCCGGGTATAATTTCACCTAAAGAGTTTATTGACGAGACAATAAATGAAAGGCTTCCGAACCCCTTTATTCCTGACGCACCGCAAAGAATAGCCTGCGATACTTCACAAAAATTGCCGATAAGATTCGGGGAAACTATAAAGGCGTATGAAAAGCTTGATAAAATAAAAGAGCTTAAATTTATCCCACTGGTATTGGCCGGATGGTGCAGATATTTAATGGGTATAGACGACAGCGGCAATGTTTTTGAGCCAAGCCCGGACCCTATGCTTGATTATGCCGGAGGAATTGTGAAAGACATTGAGTTTGGCTGTACTGACTTAGACAGTATTCATAATAAAATAGAAAAGCTTTTAAAAGATAAAAAGATTTTCGGAGTAGATTTATATGAGGTGGGATTAGGTCAGCTGGTAGAAAAGTATTTTTCGGAATTAAACGCCGGGCCCGGTGCTGTAAAAAATACTCTGATTAAATATTTAGGATAA
- a CDS encoding GntR family transcriptional regulator yields MTVTPKKNEKETNREYALRVLEENIISLELAPGDKISETEIAKELNLSRTPIREAFIELEGVNILEIRPQIGTFISLIDLDLVEEARFLRLILEKEISRILCEIEDSFMLMPMEEQLFKQRLCLEHNKRREFYGLDNEFHKTLAAIANRSRSYELIHNIQIHFDRIRKLNLKRERCQGIYQQHKSIADAIKEHDAEKAANIITNHLSNYETDLEKLKKIHPEYIKED; encoded by the coding sequence ATGACTGTCACGCCAAAGAAAAATGAAAAAGAAACAAACAGAGAATACGCATTGCGTGTTCTCGAGGAAAATATAATCTCTTTGGAACTTGCACCGGGGGATAAAATTAGTGAGACTGAAATAGCCAAGGAACTGAATTTAAGCCGTACTCCAATCAGGGAAGCTTTTATAGAATTGGAAGGGGTTAATATTTTAGAAATAAGACCTCAGATAGGGACGTTTATTTCTCTTATTGACCTTGATTTGGTTGAGGAGGCTCGGTTTCTTAGATTAATACTGGAAAAAGAAATTTCGAGAATATTGTGTGAAATCGAAGATTCTTTTATGTTGATGCCAATGGAGGAACAGCTTTTTAAACAGAGGCTTTGTTTGGAGCACAATAAAAGACGTGAGTTTTATGGTCTTGATAATGAGTTTCACAAAACGCTTGCGGCTATAGCAAATAGGAGCAGAAGTTATGAGCTGATACATAATATTCAAATACATTTTGACAGGATTAGAAAATTGAATTTAAAACGTGAGAGATGTCAGGGAATTTATCAGCAGCATAAAAGTATCGCAGATGCAATAAAAGAGCACGACGCTGAAAAAGCGGCAAATATAATAACAAATCATTTGTCGAATTATGAAACCGATCTTGAAAAACTTAAAAAGATTCATCCTGAGTATATAAAAGAAGATTAG
- the fsa gene encoding fructose-6-phosphate aldolase, with the protein MKIFVDTANVDYIREVNDMGVICGVTTNPSLIAKEGKNFIDVVKEITTIVDGPISAEVISLDTEGMVKEAEELVKTINNKNLVIKIPMTPAGLGAVKQLTAKGIKTNVTLIFSAAQALLAARAGATYVSPFLGRLDDVGQTGMTLIEEIVEIFDIHAIDTEIIAASIRTPIHAIEAARCGAHIATIPYPVIMQMTKHPLTDIGIDRFLKDWETVPKD; encoded by the coding sequence ATGAAAATTTTCGTTGATACAGCCAATGTTGATTACATAAGAGAAGTAAATGATATGGGCGTAATTTGTGGTGTTACTACAAATCCGTCTCTTATAGCAAAAGAAGGGAAAAATTTTATTGATGTTGTAAAAGAGATTACAACCATAGTTGACGGTCCTATAAGCGCTGAGGTTATAAGCCTTGATACAGAAGGAATGGTCAAAGAAGCTGAAGAGCTCGTTAAGACAATTAACAATAAAAATTTAGTTATAAAAATTCCTATGACTCCGGCAGGTTTGGGCGCGGTTAAACAACTTACTGCAAAGGGAATAAAGACAAATGTAACTTTAATTTTCTCGGCTGCACAGGCTCTTCTTGCAGCAAGAGCGGGAGCCACATATGTTAGTCCGTTCCTCGGCAGACTTGATGATGTGGGACAGACAGGAATGACTTTGATTGAGGAAATTGTTGAAATATTTGATATCCATGCAATTGATACAGAGATTATTGCCGCAAGCATCAGAACACCTATTCATGCAATTGAAGCGGCAAGATGCGGAGCGCACATTGCTACAATACCGTATCCGGTAATAATGCAGATGACTAAACATCCTTTGACAGATATAGGAATAGACAGATTCTTAAAAGACTGGGAGACAGTTCCTAAAGATTAA